In one Micromonospora polyrhachis genomic region, the following are encoded:
- the recF gene encoding DNA replication/repair protein RecF (All proteins in this family for which functions are known are DNA-binding proteins that assist the filamentation of RecA onto DNA for the initiation of recombination or recombinational repair.), translating into MYVRRLELVDFRSYERVEIDLNPGGNVLVGSNGVGKTNLVEALGYVATLASHRVATDAPLVRAGADAAVIRCAIVHDARELLVELQLVPGRANRARLGRSPVRRARDVLGALRLVLFAPEDLELVRGDPAERRRYLDDLLVTRMPRYAGVRADYERVVKQRNALLRTAYLARRAGRPRGTRPRPEAGDPELGGAATDLSTLDVWDTHLAHHGAELLAGRLELVAALSPHVTKAYDAVAAGRGAAGMSYRCSVDLTDVPPDRPALQAALAAALAGSRAAEVERGVTLVGPHRDDLALSLGPLPVKGYASHGESWSYALALRLAAYDLLRSDGIEPVLVLDDVFAELDAGRRERLADLVAGASQLLVTCAVAEDVPRALRGARYEVAGGEVRRVE; encoded by the coding sequence GTGTACGTCCGTCGGCTAGAACTGGTCGACTTCCGCTCGTACGAGCGGGTCGAAATCGACCTGAACCCCGGCGGGAACGTACTCGTCGGCTCCAACGGGGTGGGTAAGACCAACCTCGTCGAGGCGCTCGGCTATGTGGCGACCCTGGCAAGTCACCGGGTCGCCACCGACGCGCCGCTGGTGCGGGCCGGTGCGGACGCGGCGGTGATTCGATGTGCCATCGTGCACGACGCTCGCGAACTGCTGGTCGAGTTGCAGCTCGTGCCGGGCCGGGCCAACCGGGCCCGGTTGGGGCGATCACCGGTCCGACGGGCCCGGGACGTGCTTGGCGCGCTGCGCCTGGTGCTCTTCGCCCCGGAGGATCTCGAACTGGTCCGGGGCGACCCGGCCGAGCGGCGGCGCTACCTCGACGATCTGCTGGTTACCCGGATGCCCCGATACGCTGGGGTACGCGCCGACTACGAGCGGGTGGTCAAGCAACGTAACGCCCTGCTCCGTACGGCGTATCTCGCCCGTCGGGCCGGTCGTCCCCGCGGCACGCGCCCCCGTCCGGAGGCCGGGGACCCGGAGCTGGGCGGAGCCGCTACCGACCTGTCCACCCTCGACGTCTGGGACACCCACCTGGCGCACCACGGGGCGGAGTTGCTGGCTGGCCGACTCGAACTCGTCGCGGCCCTGAGTCCGCATGTGACCAAGGCGTACGACGCGGTCGCGGCCGGTCGGGGTGCGGCGGGGATGAGCTACCGGTGCTCGGTGGATCTCACCGACGTACCACCCGATCGGCCTGCCCTCCAGGCGGCGTTGGCGGCGGCGCTGGCCGGCTCCCGGGCCGCCGAGGTGGAACGGGGTGTGACCCTGGTCGGGCCACATCGGGACGACCTCGCGCTCAGCCTGGGGCCGCTGCCGGTCAAGGGATACGCGAGCCACGGCGAATCCTGGTCGTACGCGTTGGCGTTGCGGCTGGCCGCCTACGACCTGCTCCGCTCCGACGGCATCGAGCCGGTACTTGTTCTCGACGACGTCTTCGCCGAGCTGGACGCCGGCCGGCGGGAACGGCTGGCCGATCTGGTCGCCGGGGCGAGTCAGCTGTTGGTCACCTGCGCGGTCGCCGAGGACGTGCCCCGGGCGCTGCGGGGTGCCCGCTACGAGGTGGCCGGAGGCGAGGTGCGTCGTGTCGAGTGA
- a CDS encoding DUF721 domain-containing protein codes for MSSDAEPRRARPDGTGAGGRPVGEEELAGPELARAVLDAARARREAARPRRRTPGGSDLADGDRTSAAGRSGSGRRLRGYSGPGPDPRDPQLLGSVLARLVKARGWQRPAAEATVFGEWERVVGPEVAKHSRPVKLENGELTVEAESTAWATQLRLLAASLLQQIAAVVGHNVVRKLHIHGPAAPSWSRGPRRVPGRGPRDTYG; via the coding sequence GTGTCGAGTGATGCCGAGCCGCGCCGGGCGAGACCGGACGGTACGGGGGCCGGTGGCAGGCCGGTGGGCGAGGAGGAGTTGGCCGGGCCGGAGCTGGCTCGGGCGGTGCTGGACGCGGCCCGGGCCCGGCGGGAGGCGGCCCGGCCCAGACGGCGTACCCCGGGTGGGTCGGACCTGGCGGATGGTGACCGCACGTCGGCAGCCGGCCGGAGCGGATCTGGTCGGCGGCTACGGGGCTATTCCGGGCCGGGGCCCGATCCCCGCGACCCGCAGCTGCTCGGCAGCGTGCTGGCCCGACTGGTCAAGGCTCGGGGCTGGCAGCGGCCAGCGGCCGAGGCGACGGTCTTCGGCGAGTGGGAACGGGTGGTTGGTCCGGAGGTGGCCAAGCACAGCCGACCGGTCAAGCTGGAGAACGGCGAGTTGACCGTGGAGGCGGAGTCCACCGCGTGGGCGACCCAGCTGCGGCTGCTTGCCGCGTCGCTCCTACAGCAGATCGCCGCCGTGGTCGGCCATAACGTGGTGCGCAAGCTGCACATTCATGGACCGGCCGCGCCGTCGTGGTCCCGGGGGCCGCGTCGGGTGCCGGGCCGTGGCCCCCGGGACACGTACGGCTGA